The following nucleotide sequence is from Drosophila simulans strain w501 chromosome 3L, Prin_Dsim_3.1, whole genome shotgun sequence.
AATTACTTTGGATTCCTAGCGAGCacatataatattataaaaaaaaacaggcaaaTCCATTtagaaatatacatttattgaAAACTTGCTGACAAAAGTTTtgcttgaaaacatttttaatacttGGTGACTTAAAATATCAGGTTCTAAACTTAGTATTGCCAGCTTTGGCAACCCTAAACTATGAATGCTGCCGCCCGACTATCGATAGCCGTGCAATCGAACTGGCTCCGCTCCAGCTACGCCTATCGGCTCCAGCACGAGCCAAACAACCCTACGTGTCAGTCTCATGCGTCGGTGTAAATACAGAGTTTTTTAAGTTCGCGGCGTGCCAATCTCGCGAAAtcttgcagcagcagcagcaacaacagcagctccTGCCCCATTCGAATCCCGCAGATCGCCGCGTGTCGATCGAAAAGCCACGGGGCGCAACGATTGTAGCGATAACTCCAACGCgacagcaacatcagctggATCTGCCGGAGGAAAAGTGCAGGGGAAAGCGGCGGCAGAGAAAGGAAAGGAACGGAGCCAAAAGGCAGTGCCagacaaaacacaaaatacaaaaaatacaagaaacgTATAGTCGCTGTCGGAGATGGCGGGTCAAAAGTTTCAGTACGATGAGAGCGGCGGAACGTTCTACTACTTTGTGTTATCGTTCTTGGCGCTAATATTGATACCGACCACCATTTACTATTGGCCACGTAAAAAGAAAGAAGGTAAGTGCCGCTTCCTAGCCGATTTTAATCGCACTCTCTTCGctcttgttttttaattttccacctgcagctgtgcgcgagtgtgtgtgtgagtgagtgccAGTAAGGCAGAGGCAGAGACATACATGTGATTACCCCGCTCCGCTGCTCTAACCCACCCTCCTCCCGCCGCCGCAACTAACCAAATGGACACGTTCCAATAAGTTATTCTAACAACGTCAGCTCATCGTCTTCGTATGGGTGAAAGCTGCGATTACCGCAAGTCGAGCTCTCTTCATTTTCCAATTGGGACAGCGCACTCTGCGCTCCACAAGCGTTCATGCGTCGCTAATATCGAGATAACTCCCCTATCATTGTGATCGGTGGAGGGGGTGTGATCAAGAGCAAGTTACCTTTGACTTATCGCGATCATGCTGTGCTTGTGCACTTTGCACACACGCTCACTGACCAATCGGCTGCTCTCTCACGATTTTCCTCTCGCGAGATTTCCATTTCTGTAGCGCTGGCATTCCcggtaaaaatataaaaaaattattgtgCATAGACCTCAACTAATTTTAATCGTATAACCTGCTAACCTGTAAagatagtttttattttaaatcattttattagcCATGTTAAgtgaaaatcataaatttcaaatactATTATCAAATAGCCTATATAATCCCCGTACTGACCCAATTTTCTTACACATACTTGCAGATAACAGCAAGCTTAAAGAGGAATGTCAGTGCGCCGACTGCCAGAAAAAGAAGACCATCTTGGCCAATGCCGAGCCGTACAGAGCTCTCACGTCATGGACCATCAAGCTGACCATTGTGCTGGGGTGGGCCCTGCTGCTCTTCCTCACGTACCGCGTCTCGCAGTTCGACTACGAGATGGCCAGCTTCGATCCCTTCGAGATCCTGAATGTGCCGCCGACGTCGTCGCAGGCCGAGATCAAGAAGGCCTACTACCGGCTGTCCAAGGTGCTGCATCCCGACAAGGAGACGGGTGACGAGAAGTCCTTTATGATGCTGAGCAAAGCGTACCAGGCGCTTACCGACGATGTGGCCAAGGAGAACTACGAGAAATATGGTAATCCAGATGGTCCGGGTGCCATGTCCTTTGGCATCGCCCTGCCCTCGTGGATTGTGGAGAAGGAGAATAGCGTTTGGGTTTTGGGTCTGTACGGTCTGGTCTTCATGGTGGCCATGCCCTCGGCAGTGGGTGTTTGGTGGTACCGCTCAATCCGCTTCAGTGGCGACAAGGTGCTGCTCGATACCACTCAGATGTACTTCTACTTTATCCACAAGACACCGCACATGCTTCTAAAGCGGGCGCTTATGGTGCTGGCAGCCAGTTTGGAGTTTGACAAGCGACACAACTCGCAGGTCCAGGAGCGGCAGTCGGACAATGACGAGGTGCCGGCGGTGAGTGcattttattggaatttcCATACCTTGTTCGGTTACAAATAACACTCCATTTCGAATACAGCTAATTAGGCAGCTGCCCAATCTGAATGAGAAGTGCAAGGAGCATCCGCTGTGCCGCATGTACTCCATCAAGGCTCGCGCCATCCTGCATGCCCATCTCAGTCGCATGCCCCTCAATCCGGAAACCCTGGAGCGCGATCGCCAGTTTGTGGTGAAGAAGTGTCCGTATTTGGTTCAAGAAATGGTCTCCTGCGTCCACCAGCTGGTCATGATGGCCTATGCCCGACGTGTGCCCCGCCTGCCCAGCATCGAAACGATTGAGAACTGCATGAAGATGTCGCCGATGATTATCCAAGGCCTGTGGGAGTTCAAATCGccactgctgcagctgccccACCTTACCGAGGACCATCTGTACTTCATGAACAAGAAGAGGCACGTCAAGAACCTACAGCAATTCGCCCAGCTCAAGCCGGAGGAGAGCCGTCAGCTTCTGAAGAACCTATCTGACTTTGAGTACGAGAACACGATGAAAGTGCTGGGCAAGATGCCGCTGATTGACTTCTCCATTCGCTGCGAGGTTATCGACGATGAGAACACCAATGTGGTGACCGCCGGGGCCATAGTTACGGTCACGGTTACGCTGGAGCGCAAGGACATGAAGACGCTGTTCGGTGACACAAAGGCGCCTGAGAAGCAGGGCATCAAGGATGAGACCAACGAGGAGGCTGCCGGTGATGAGGATGaggctgctgccgctgcgccGGTCAAGAAGGCTTCCGCCTGGGCCAAGCCACGTAAGGGTGGCAAGGGAAAGGGTGGTAAGAAACCAGCCCAGAACCAAAAGAACCAGAAGAAGGTGCCGGCCAAGGCTGCGGCCACAGCTACGACCACGGCATCCGAGGATCAAGCGGCGGCGGGTAACTCTGATGCCGAATCGGAGGCTGGAAATGCGGAGGGCAGCGATGTGGAATCGGCTGCCGGCAGTGGCAGCGAGGATGAGGAGAAGGGCAAGAACAACTCCTCGctggacgacgacgatgacgaggagTGGGAGCGACTGCAAGCTAAGCTTAACAAGAGGGAGCGTCTCGAGGGCAAGTCTCGGCTGTCGCACACCGTCCACTGCCCCTACTTCCCCGAGGAGAAGCAGGAGTACTGGTGGACCTACATATGCGACCGCAAGTCGCGCACCCTGCTCACGGCGCCCTATCACGTGACCAATCTGGTCGAGAAGGAGGAGATCCAGCTGAAGTTCACCGCGCCGCGCTGGCCGGGCGTCTACACGTTCACCGTTTGCCTGAGATCGGGTGAGTTTCTAAAAGAGTTTGCATTGAATAGTACATTGTCATTGGAAGGGATTCTCACACAATGTCCCCTCTGTTTCAGACTCGTATTTGGGTATggatcagcagcaggagctgaaGCTGGATGTACAGAAGGCGCCCGCACCACCGACGGATCATCCTCAGTGGGATCTGAGCGAATCGGAGCCGGAGCACACCGATCAGCAGGAGAACCTGAGCGACTACACCACAGATACGTCCGATGAGGAGGACAGCGACTAAATCTACTGTCTAGATGGACAGTGCgacggacggacggatggatggatggacgtCCCGAACCCCAATCAACCTCAACCTCCTCTCTAATTCACTGGGACGGAAGAGAAGcctctttgttttccttttagtAAATGAGTTTCGCGTGGCGCGTGGCGGAGGCACACCAATGCGACCCTTCCTTCGCATTTTTACTAGTTTTGTAATGGAAAAGTCCCCGAACTAGTGCGTAAATAACTATAACTTCATTTTACCGTGTACTGTACtaaacataattataatgtactgtatatttaattatttggaTACAAGAACTAAAAGTGAGACACGTAAATACAAAAGTCTATTGATATTACTACTCTTTTGTTGTGTTATAAACTGATAAAGAAAAACTCACGGGCTTGTTGCTACTTTCGCCAATTTTAATGCTGAATCAACATAAATTTATTGCACAATTTGCTGGATTTCTagattaacatttaaataaatagcatcacaattactttaatttaaaccATTCAAGTAAGTTATTGACCACGGTTTTAAAGTCTATtgttttattacatttttggtAAGCATTAAAATAAACGAATTGCTTACAGCTTTTAGAATTAgatttttgatatatttagTGAGAATTGCAACAAGCCCGAATAGTTTGcagaaatcataaaataatttaaatcaaagcTGGCGCTGCCTCTGCCTGCGTTGACGTCGACGCCTACTGCGCAGCCGCTGCCCGCTCGCTGTCCAATAAGAGATCCGATTGGGAATCTGAAGTCTTCTTAGCGGgtactgctgttgttgttgttgtggtcgcTGGTAActtcttttattgttgttgtagaCACGAGcgagttttttttgtttgttttgggaaaggagtaaaaattgtaaataagtCACATAAAGGCCTAAACTAGGGTTCATTACCCGTCACCAGACTCGTTATTAGTGGGTTCTTGTTTCTatttacaaaacatttttggtaTTATTTGGCTAAATGTGCGTTTTtttatgtgcgtgtgtgtgtgtgttttgtgcaTTGGTGTTGGTAATGCGGATGTCAGTGCGATTTTTGTTGTCGTTCAATCGATTTTGATAGCTTTTCTTTTACTCTTCTTCTTCGCTTTCTTCGGAAGAGGAATTCTCGCCAGCCGGTTTACTTTCTTCATTTTCGGGCGTGTCTTCTGTCTTCGTTTCTGCAGGTTTTTCCACCTCGGTTGGTTCTTCGGTTTCCTCTACAGATTTTTCGGCAGTTATAACTTCTTCGGGCTTTTCTTGAGCCTCATTTTCATCAGGTTTTTCTTTAACATCTTCTGATTTTTCGTCTTCCGTACTTACAACCTCGGATATTTCAGTACTATCAACTTCCTCGACCTTTTTGGTGCTCTCATTTTTATCCAATTCATCATCTTTCACATCCTCCGATTCTACAATCTCATCTTCGGTACTTTTAACCTCTGACTTTGTAGCACTATCCGCATCCGAGGAATCTTCTTTTACATTTTCTCCGCTCTTTTCATTAACATCCACGGATTTATCATCCTCATTGACTTTGGTGCTCTCATTTTCCTCCGCTTTTTCCTTGGAGCTTTCAGCCTCCGATTCTTCAGCGGCATCAACTTCCTCGGACTTTTCTTGCGTTTCAATTTTCTCTGATTTTGTATCCCCATCATCATTGGTGGCCTCAACATCGGGTTTCTCAGTAGTCTCAGCATCGTCCGATGTTTCTGCGGTCTCACTTCCCTCTAATTTATCTTTAACATCCTCGGATTTTTCATCCTCATCATCTTTAACATCCTCGGATTTTTCATCCTCATCATCTTTAACATCCTCGGATTTTTCATCCTCATCATCTTTAACATCCTCGGATTTTCCAACCTCATCATCTTTAACATCCTCGGATTTTCCAACCTCATCATCTTTGGTACTCTCAACCTCTGATTTTTCCTTGGTATCCACTTCCTCGGACTTTTCTTGGGTCTCACCTTCAGCGTCTTTACGGGGTAGAAATTTTGATTAGAGTCTAGGGACGATCTTCCTACTTTACCTGCAGTTTCCTCCTCCGTTTTCTTGTCCCCAGATTCTTCGGTTTCAGTCtttttgtgggtggtgggatTAGGCGTGCGAATGTTTTGTGGGTTGTTGAtgggtggttttttttttttttttttttttttttttgggaggaAAGTGGAAGTTGTATTTACAAGATCAGACCTCTACGATCGCTGGGCTACTACAGTGCAAGAGATCATGCCTTTGTTAGCTCCTACAAGCCCTAAAAGCCTAGAGTTATGGTTCGGTCATGCAGGATCTATCGATCTATTACCTTTTGCTCGGCCTTTTCTTCATCTGCGTCTTCATCCTCGCCCTTTGAATTCTCCTTGTCCTTGCCGTCAGCGTCTTCGTTCTTTGGAGAATCACTCAATTGTTAGTAATGTTTTTACATTACGAAACTGTTTCGAAATAGTCGGTCTTTAAGGCAACGAAATTGCTCAAGAATATGGAAATTCACCATATTCCTGTACTTCTCGCGAAGAGCTCTTTCGTCAAAACTAAAGACCAACTTTGGAAAATCTCACTATAGATTTTTGGTATTAGAAAAGCCTTGAGTAAATTTAGTTGTCACATTCTCATTGTTAAACTAGCCGTTGAGTTAATGATGTGTTGGTGTTAAAGTTTGAGTGTGTTGCATAGTGTTAGAAAAACAAGCTTGCGattggttattgtttttttttagttaatacaaatatatttccttttattaCAGGGGCAGcgcttttttatgttttagcATTAACATAACGGCTGCACAATAAGTTTCAGCTCTCTACACTACTCCAACTTAGGCTTAAGTGCTCCGAGTAAGTATTCCGAGTCCTTACAGGTGTGTATAAATGGTACATACAAGTTGTTGGATGTCAGttaatgaatataaatattttgattaaaattgtCTTTTCACCGGGGGCCAACACAATCGAACGCCCTCGTTTAAATACGCTCATGAACTTAGCTTAACAACCGCAGTCGTCATAATGAATTCGTTAAAAATTGGAAG
It contains:
- the LOC6737125 gene encoding translocation protein SEC63 homolog, which gives rise to MAGQKFQYDESGGTFYYFVLSFLALILIPTTIYYWPRKKKEDNSKLKEECQCADCQKKKTILANAEPYRALTSWTIKLTIVLGWALLLFLTYRVSQFDYEMASFDPFEILNVPPTSSQAEIKKAYYRLSKVLHPDKETGDEKSFMMLSKAYQALTDDVAKENYEKYGNPDGPGAMSFGIALPSWIVEKENSVWVLGLYGLVFMVAMPSAVGVWWYRSIRFSGDKVLLDTTQMYFYFIHKTPHMLLKRALMVLAASLEFDKRHNSQVQERQSDNDEVPALIRQLPNLNEKCKEHPLCRMYSIKARAILHAHLSRMPLNPETLERDRQFVVKKCPYLVQEMVSCVHQLVMMAYARRVPRLPSIETIENCMKMSPMIIQGLWEFKSPLLQLPHLTEDHLYFMNKKRHVKNLQQFAQLKPEESRQLLKNLSDFEYENTMKVLGKMPLIDFSIRCEVIDDENTNVVTAGAIVTVTVTLERKDMKTLFGDTKAPEKQGIKDETNEEAAGDEDEAAAAAPVKKASAWAKPRKGGKGKGGKKPAQNQKNQKKVPAKAAATATTTASEDQAAAGNSDAESEAGNAEGSDVESAAGSGSEDEEKGKNNSSLDDDDDEEWERLQAKLNKRERLEGKSRLSHTVHCPYFPEEKQEYWWTYICDRKSRTLLTAPYHVTNLVEKEEIQLKFTAPRWPGVYTFTVCLRSDSYLGMDQQQELKLDVQKAPAPPTDHPQWDLSESEPEHTDQQENLSDYTTDTSDEEDSD
- the LOC6737126 gene encoding protein starmaker isoform X1, translated to MVLKVYVSGMSGNKEVKKRQQRVLMILDSKNIKYDTVDITEPGKESEKELMQNKSTSNGGTVSDPEPRHPLPPQLFNDDEYCGDYDAFDMANEIDTLEVFLKLAPADTTAVSTAQIELKQENGDAKKEEAEAEAEDKKPESGDGDVDVKEEAAEKAENEDADGKDKENSKGEDEDADEEKAEQKTETEESGDKKTEEETADAEGETQEKSEEVDTKEKSEVESTKDDEVGKSEDVKDDEVGKSEDVKDDEDEKSEDVKDDEDEKSEDVKDDEDEKSEDVKDKLEGSETAETSDDAETTEKPDVEATNDDGDTKSEKIETQEKSEEVDAAEESEAESSKEKAEENESTKVNEDDKSVDVNEKSGENVKEDSSDADSATKSEVKSTEDEIVESEDVKDDELDKNESTKKVEEVDSTEISEVVSTEDEKSEDVKEKPDENEAQEKPEEVITAEKSVEETEEPTEVEKPAETKTEDTPENEESKPAGENSSSEESEEEE